One Desulfovibrio aminophilus genomic region harbors:
- a CDS encoding undecaprenyl-diphosphate phosphatase: protein MAPWYIAAALGLLEGLTEFLPVSSTGHLILAGHLMNFTGPKADTFDIAIQLGAILAVVVLYRDRFWGLVRPHPLRRFSGKRGILLLFLTTLPALVFGFLTHGLIKRYLFGPMTVALALFAGALFILAVELRRRRPKTYALDEIGPGLALGIGLFQCLALWPGFSRAGATIMGAMILGAERKTAAEYSFLAAVPVMCAAVGYDLLKNWRLFESGDMVFLAIGFAVSFVSAWAAVKTFIGMLSRFTLRPFAWYRLALAPLVWLFWKP from the coding sequence ATGGCGCCCTGGTACATCGCCGCAGCCCTGGGACTGCTGGAGGGCCTGACGGAATTCCTGCCCGTGTCCAGCACCGGGCATCTCATCCTGGCCGGACACCTGATGAACTTCACCGGCCCCAAGGCCGACACCTTCGACATCGCCATCCAGCTGGGGGCCATCCTGGCCGTGGTCGTGCTCTACCGCGACCGTTTCTGGGGCCTGGTCCGGCCCCATCCCCTGCGCCGCTTTTCCGGCAAGCGCGGCATCCTGCTCCTGTTCCTGACCACCCTGCCCGCCCTGGTCTTCGGCTTCCTGACCCACGGGCTCATCAAGCGCTACCTGTTCGGGCCCATGACCGTGGCCCTGGCCCTGTTCGCCGGGGCCCTGTTCATCCTGGCCGTGGAGTTGCGCCGCCGCAGGCCCAAGACCTACGCCTTGGACGAGATCGGCCCGGGCCTGGCCCTGGGCATCGGCCTGTTCCAGTGCCTGGCCCTCTGGCCCGGCTTCTCCCGCGCCGGGGCCACGATCATGGGGGCCATGATCCTGGGCGCGGAGCGCAAGACCGCCGCCGAGTACTCCTTCCTGGCCGCCGTGCCGGTCATGTGCGCGGCCGTGGGCTACGACCTGCTCAAGAACTGGCGGCTGTTCGAGTCCGGGGACATGGTCTTCCTGGCCATCGGCTTCGCCGTGTCCTTCGTCTCGGCCTGGGCCGCGGTGAAGACCTTCATCGGCATGCTCTCGCGCTTCACCCTGCGGCCCTTCGCCTGGTACCGGCTGGCCCTGGCCCCGCTGGTCTGGCTGTTCTGGAAGCCCTGA
- the lptF gene encoding LPS export ABC transporter permease LptF: MLKLLHRHIFKELLAIFGLAVGCLLGLILIGRLLQLREMLLGQSLGVLDLALIFLYLTPFFLVLLLPIACMLSVFLTFLRMSTDKELTALKAGGVSLYQLLPAPLAFGLVCACLGLACSFWGLSWGMDNFRHTLVDFVQTRTRLALQAGTFNRDFMGLTFYAHQVDNDTGRLKFVFVQDKTRKDVTVAIVAPEATIRTESEEGRLAVDFKNGRIFRLAGQHLDILHFGAYSLRLPLASLLGGMSANDSRPSEMSFARLLALRSAPPDSPEAARFPRKKVEVELHKRLALPLACLVLGLFALPTACVFRGLKSQYGLVLSLGLFLVYYSLFSLGVSLAEAGTLPPVLALWSPNLLFLGVGGGFLWLAQHERAGQLVERLAHLRLRRRTA; encoded by the coding sequence TTGCTGAAGCTGCTGCATCGCCACATTTTCAAGGAGCTGCTGGCGATCTTCGGCCTGGCCGTGGGCTGCCTGCTCGGCCTCATTCTCATCGGCCGCCTGCTCCAGCTGCGCGAGATGCTCCTGGGCCAGAGCCTGGGCGTGCTCGACCTGGCGCTCATCTTCCTCTATCTCACGCCGTTCTTCCTGGTCCTGCTTCTGCCCATCGCCTGCATGCTTTCGGTCTTCCTGACCTTTTTGCGCATGAGCACGGACAAGGAGCTGACCGCGCTCAAGGCCGGCGGCGTGAGCCTGTACCAGCTTCTGCCCGCGCCCCTGGCCTTCGGCCTGGTCTGCGCCTGCCTCGGCCTGGCGTGCTCCTTCTGGGGCTTGTCCTGGGGCATGGACAACTTCCGGCACACCTTGGTGGACTTCGTGCAGACCCGCACCCGGCTGGCCCTGCAGGCGGGCACCTTCAACCGGGACTTCATGGGGCTCACGTTCTACGCCCATCAGGTGGACAACGATACCGGGCGGCTCAAGTTCGTCTTTGTGCAGGACAAGACGCGCAAGGACGTGACCGTGGCCATCGTGGCCCCGGAGGCGACCATCCGCACCGAGTCCGAGGAGGGCCGCCTGGCGGTCGACTTCAAGAACGGACGCATCTTCCGCCTCGCGGGCCAGCATCTCGACATCCTGCACTTCGGGGCCTATTCCCTGCGCCTGCCCCTGGCGTCATTGTTGGGGGGCATGAGCGCGAACGACAGTCGGCCCAGCGAGATGTCCTTCGCCAGACTCCTGGCCCTGCGGAGCGCTCCGCCCGATTCTCCCGAAGCGGCGCGTTTTCCGCGCAAGAAGGTGGAAGTCGAGCTGCATAAGCGTCTGGCCCTGCCCTTGGCCTGTCTTGTTCTCGGCCTGTTCGCCCTGCCCACGGCCTGCGTGTTCCGGGGACTCAAGAGCCAATATGGCTTGGTCCTCTCCCTGGGCCTGTTCCTGGTCTACTATTCCCTGTTCTCACTGGGCGTGAGCCTGGCCGAGGCCGGCACCCTGCCGCCGGTCCTGGCCCTCTGGAGCCCCAACCTCTTGTTCCTCGGCGTGGGCGGCGGCTTCCTCTGGCTGGCCCAGCATGAACGCGCCGGACAGCTGGTGGAGCGCCTGGCCCACCTGCGTCTGCGCCGGAGGACGGCGTGA
- the yedF gene encoding sulfurtransferase-like selenium metabolism protein YedF: MSEPILDCKGLPCPQPVLACKRRLEESAPQALRVLVDNEPARENVSRFLASQGYAVQAEPVAGGFAVAARRATDAPAATPAPMQAAPAETEARVTVFITADTIGRGDDGLGGRLMLNFLATLPELGHELWRVVLVNGGVRLAAEGHACLEKLQALEAAGTTILVCGTCLEHYGLLEKRRAGQTTNMLDVVTSLQLASKVIHV, encoded by the coding sequence GTGTCCGAGCCCATTCTCGACTGCAAGGGACTGCCCTGCCCCCAGCCCGTGCTCGCCTGCAAGCGCCGCCTTGAGGAATCCGCCCCCCAGGCCCTGCGCGTCCTCGTGGACAACGAGCCCGCGCGGGAAAACGTCTCCCGCTTCCTGGCCAGCCAGGGATACGCCGTCCAGGCCGAGCCCGTGGCGGGCGGTTTCGCCGTGGCGGCCCGCCGCGCGACGGACGCCCCGGCCGCAACCCCGGCACCCATGCAGGCCGCTCCGGCCGAGACCGAGGCCCGCGTGACGGTGTTCATCACCGCCGACACCATCGGCCGGGGCGACGACGGTCTCGGCGGCCGCCTCATGCTCAACTTCCTGGCCACCCTGCCCGAACTGGGCCATGAGCTCTGGCGCGTGGTGCTGGTCAACGGCGGGGTGCGGCTGGCGGCCGAGGGCCACGCCTGCCTGGAGAAACTCCAGGCCCTGGAGGCCGCCGGGACCACGATCCTGGTCTGCGGAACCTGCCTGGAGCACTACGGCCTGCTGGAAAAACGGCGCGCGGGCCAGACCACGAACATGCTCGACGTGGTCACCAGCCTACAGCTTGCCAGCAAGGTCATTCACGTCTAA
- a CDS encoding type II 3-dehydroquinate dehydratase, whose product MAKKKLRILVVNGPNLGHLGVRQPEIYGSEGMDAVPGIVRDLLGKEADDVVLDYFQSNSEGGIVDRLAKAWEDKVDGLVVNAGAYTHTSLALGDCLAWVKIPCVEVHLSNLAARTDEPLRQRSFVGRHSIGVIAGFGILGYGMAVQALWLRLRGKG is encoded by the coding sequence ATGGCCAAGAAGAAATTGCGCATCCTGGTGGTCAACGGGCCCAACCTGGGACACCTGGGCGTGCGCCAGCCGGAAATCTACGGTTCGGAAGGCATGGACGCGGTGCCCGGCATCGTGCGGGATCTGCTCGGCAAGGAAGCGGACGACGTGGTCCTGGATTACTTCCAGTCCAATTCCGAGGGCGGCATCGTGGACCGCCTGGCCAAGGCCTGGGAGGACAAGGTGGACGGCCTGGTGGTCAACGCCGGGGCCTACACCCACACCAGCCTGGCCCTGGGCGACTGCCTGGCCTGGGTCAAGATTCCCTGCGTGGAGGTGCATCTCTCGAACCTGGCCGCGCGCACGGACGAGCCCCTGCGCCAGCGAAGCTTCGTCGGACGGCACTCCATCGGAGTCATTGCCGGTTTCGGCATTCTCGGTTATGGGATGGCGGTCCAGGCGCTCTGGCTGCGCCTGCGCGGTAAAGGATGA
- a CDS encoding pseudouridine synthase produces the protein MDSGGNAIRLNKFLAQCGVASRRGADELILSGAVSVNGAVVAEAGSRVDPARDVVAVHGRPVAAPVADAPLTLALHKPVQVVTTVRDPQGRRTVLDFLPPDIRAQRPFPVGRLDFLSEGLLLLTTDGELCNRLTHPRHHVHKTYRVRVRGQAPKAALDLMRGGMTLEEGERLAPVETRVLSESRGETLLEMTLIQGVNRQIRRMCRDLGLGVLQLTRVAQGPVRLGDLKPGAWRRLSAEEDTALRRAVGLAG, from the coding sequence ATGGATTCCGGCGGCAACGCCATCCGACTGAACAAATTCCTGGCCCAGTGCGGGGTCGCCTCGCGCCGGGGCGCGGACGAGCTCATCCTGTCCGGGGCCGTGAGCGTCAACGGCGCGGTGGTGGCCGAAGCCGGGTCCCGGGTGGATCCGGCGCGCGACGTGGTGGCCGTGCACGGCCGCCCGGTGGCCGCGCCCGTGGCCGACGCCCCCCTGACCCTGGCCCTGCACAAACCCGTGCAGGTGGTGACCACGGTGCGCGATCCCCAGGGCCGCCGCACGGTCCTGGACTTCCTGCCCCCCGACATCCGCGCCCAACGCCCCTTTCCCGTGGGACGTCTGGACTTCCTCTCCGAGGGCCTGCTCCTGCTGACCACCGACGGCGAACTCTGCAATCGCCTGACCCATCCCCGCCACCACGTGCACAAGACCTACCGCGTTCGTGTGCGCGGCCAGGCGCCGAAAGCGGCCCTGGACCTCATGCGCGGGGGCATGACCCTGGAGGAAGGCGAACGCTTGGCCCCGGTGGAGACCCGCGTGCTCTCCGAGAGCCGGGGCGAAACCCTGTTGGAGATGACCCTGATTCAGGGCGTGAACCGCCAGATCCGACGCATGTGCCGCGACCTGGGGCTCGGCGTGCTGCAGCTGACGCGCGTGGCCCAGGGTCCGGTGCGCCTGGGCGACCTCAAGCCCGGGGCCTGGCGCAGGCTGAGCGCGGAGGAAGACACGGCCCTGCGGCGGGCCGTGGGACTCGCCGGATGA
- the yihA gene encoding ribosome biogenesis GTP-binding protein YihA/YsxC, with amino-acid sequence MNRTLTIVKTAFQADQMGGISLPQVALAGRSNVGKSSLINCLAGRRQLAKTSATPGKTRSLNFYEVAPLAYCLVDLPGYGYARCSKAERDKWAELIGLYLRGNDLLRGVAVLLDCRLEPQQNDLTLTGYLQHLRLPIMAVLTKADKCSQKERAQRQRQWGDLLGGGEPPLVFSSKTGLGREALWRRLDALAGVNGADAAATAPGEP; translated from the coding sequence ATGAACCGAACCCTCACGATAGTCAAAACCGCCTTCCAGGCCGACCAGATGGGCGGCATATCCTTGCCCCAGGTGGCCCTCGCCGGGCGCTCCAACGTGGGCAAGTCCTCGCTGATCAACTGCCTGGCCGGACGCCGCCAGTTGGCCAAGACCAGCGCCACGCCGGGCAAGACCCGCAGCCTCAACTTCTACGAGGTCGCGCCCCTGGCCTACTGCCTCGTGGACCTGCCCGGCTACGGCTACGCCCGCTGCTCCAAGGCCGAGCGCGACAAGTGGGCCGAACTCATCGGCCTCTATCTGCGCGGCAACGACCTGTTGCGCGGCGTGGCCGTGCTCCTGGACTGCCGCCTGGAGCCGCAGCAGAACGACCTGACCCTCACGGGCTATCTCCAGCACCTGCGCCTGCCCATCATGGCCGTGCTGACCAAGGCCGACAAGTGCTCCCAGAAGGAGCGCGCCCAGCGCCAGCGCCAGTGGGGCGACCTGCTCGGCGGCGGCGAACCGCCCCTGGTCTTCTCGTCCAAGACCGGCCTGGGCCGCGAGGCCCTCTGGCGGCGGCTGGACGCCCTCGCGGGCGTCAACGGCGCAGACGCCGCCGCAACGGCTCCAGGCGAGCCCTGA
- a CDS encoding L-2-amino-thiazoline-4-carboxylic acid hydrolase translates to MIEAEIMDRMRAELAAELGEERALALLRRASQAAARDAGAAFARTAPGGPSLVHFQSILERWREGNALDIEDVRLDGDELTFSITRCEYVAAYRAMGLTTAMTDAVSCCRDFGFIQGYSPRLSLEREETIAAGRPACRFRFVWKD, encoded by the coding sequence ATGATCGAAGCCGAAATCATGGACCGGATGCGCGCCGAACTGGCCGCCGAGCTGGGCGAGGAACGCGCCCTGGCCCTTCTGCGCCGCGCCTCCCAGGCGGCCGCCCGCGACGCCGGGGCGGCATTCGCCCGCACGGCTCCCGGCGGTCCCTCCCTGGTCCACTTTCAAAGCATACTGGAGCGCTGGCGCGAGGGCAACGCCCTGGACATCGAGGACGTGCGGCTCGACGGCGACGAACTGACCTTCTCCATCACGCGTTGCGAGTACGTGGCCGCCTACCGCGCCATGGGGCTGACCACGGCCATGACCGACGCGGTGTCCTGCTGCCGGGACTTCGGGTTCATTCAGGGCTATTCGCCCCGGTTGTCGCTGGAGCGCGAGGAAACCATCGCGGCCGGGCGCCCCGCCTGCCGCTTCCGTTTCGTCTGGAAGGACTAG
- a CDS encoding DNA translocase FtsK 4TM domain-containing protein — MNVRRELVGLAYLFLAAFLFLAVFSFDPGDPTFNQAVTRGWKIRNLAGAAGSYFVGLLIDLFGRGAYVCPFYFLYLGLCRFLGGLRMAWWRWTGFFCLWLCLMAWSHHPWFFDAHAASGGVSGGGFVGNILIRWTSSYLRPAGSFLFWLFVSLAGLQLLLGLSWESMGKRLRGLATDWLARRHERREREARRNAVRLSRTAAPRRAPEPEREQEDEPEDEPAPLPLLEELEEEPVLRPFDAEPKPKPKPAKPARPKAAKNGIPAFPGLDLLAVPPKVQEGADPKVLQAQAKQLGECLANFNVQGEIQQVVPGPVVTMFEYKPAPGVKISRIAALSDDIALALKATAVRIEAPIPGKDSVGVEIPNPKRQTVYLREILESSAFRDAASPLTIALGKDIQGQPQVADLAKMPHLLVAGATGAGKSVCLNGILLSILYKATPEQVRFLLVDPKRIELALYSDMPHLVHPVVTDMALAKSALEWATFEMDRRYECMARLGARNIEGYNQKLSDLGDARSEELADLAAMPYLVIIIDELADLMMTAAKDVEMSIVRLAQLARAAGIHMILATQRPSVDVVTGLIKANFPTRISFQVTSKHDSRTILDTVGSERLLGRGDMLFKPSGSKLKRMHGAFVDEAECQAVVDFWKESCPKAEFAVDFADWKKEAGVEGENGEGGDNGMADDPHYLEAKEFVISQGKASISLIQRRFRIGFNRAARFIEQMEREGLLGPQDGAKPRTVIRKD; from the coding sequence ATGAATGTGAGACGGGAACTTGTGGGCCTGGCCTATCTCTTTTTGGCCGCGTTCCTGTTCCTCGCCGTGTTTTCCTTCGACCCCGGGGACCCGACCTTCAATCAGGCCGTGACCCGGGGCTGGAAGATCAGGAACCTCGCCGGGGCCGCCGGTTCCTACTTCGTGGGTCTGCTCATCGATCTCTTCGGGCGGGGCGCGTACGTCTGCCCGTTCTACTTCCTCTACCTGGGCCTGTGCCGCTTCCTGGGCGGCCTGCGCATGGCCTGGTGGCGCTGGACCGGCTTCTTCTGCCTTTGGCTCTGTCTCATGGCCTGGTCGCACCACCCCTGGTTCTTCGACGCCCATGCCGCCTCCGGCGGGGTCAGCGGCGGCGGCTTCGTGGGCAACATCCTCATCCGCTGGACCAGCTCCTACCTCCGGCCGGCCGGTTCCTTCCTGTTCTGGCTCTTCGTCAGCCTGGCGGGCCTGCAGCTGCTTCTGGGCCTGTCCTGGGAGTCCATGGGCAAGCGTCTGCGCGGCCTGGCGACCGACTGGCTGGCCCGGCGGCACGAGCGCCGCGAGCGTGAGGCCAGGCGCAACGCCGTGCGGCTGAGCCGCACGGCCGCGCCGCGCCGCGCCCCGGAGCCCGAGCGGGAGCAGGAAGACGAACCGGAGGACGAGCCCGCGCCGTTGCCGTTGTTGGAGGAGTTGGAAGAGGAGCCCGTCCTGCGTCCCTTCGACGCCGAGCCCAAGCCGAAGCCCAAACCGGCCAAGCCCGCGCGGCCCAAAGCCGCGAAGAACGGGATCCCGGCCTTCCCCGGACTGGATCTCCTGGCCGTGCCGCCCAAGGTCCAGGAGGGGGCCGATCCCAAGGTGCTCCAGGCCCAGGCCAAGCAGTTGGGCGAGTGCCTGGCCAACTTCAACGTCCAGGGCGAGATCCAGCAGGTGGTGCCCGGCCCCGTGGTCACCATGTTCGAGTACAAGCCCGCCCCGGGCGTGAAGATCAGCCGCATCGCCGCGCTCTCCGACGACATCGCCCTGGCCCTCAAGGCCACGGCCGTGCGCATCGAGGCCCCCATCCCAGGCAAGGACTCGGTGGGCGTGGAGATTCCCAATCCCAAGCGCCAGACCGTGTATCTGCGGGAAATCCTGGAGTCGTCCGCGTTCCGCGACGCGGCCTCGCCCCTGACCATCGCCCTGGGCAAGGACATCCAGGGCCAGCCCCAGGTGGCGGACCTGGCCAAGATGCCGCACCTCCTGGTGGCCGGAGCCACGGGCGCGGGCAAGAGCGTCTGCCTCAACGGCATCCTGCTCTCCATCCTCTACAAGGCCACGCCCGAGCAGGTGCGCTTCCTCCTGGTGGACCCCAAGCGCATCGAGCTTGCCCTCTATTCGGACATGCCCCACCTCGTGCACCCGGTGGTCACGGACATGGCCCTGGCCAAGAGCGCCCTGGAGTGGGCCACCTTCGAGATGGACCGCCGCTACGAGTGCATGGCCCGGCTGGGCGCGCGCAACATCGAGGGATACAACCAGAAGCTTTCGGACCTGGGCGACGCCCGTTCCGAGGAGCTGGCGGACCTGGCGGCCATGCCCTATCTCGTGATCATCATCGACGAGTTGGCCGACCTGATGATGACCGCGGCCAAGGACGTGGAGATGAGCATCGTGCGCCTGGCCCAGCTGGCCCGCGCCGCGGGCATCCACATGATCCTGGCCACCCAGCGGCCCAGCGTGGACGTGGTCACGGGCCTGATCAAGGCCAACTTCCCCACGCGCATCTCCTTCCAGGTCACGTCCAAGCACGACTCGCGGACCATCCTGGACACCGTGGGCTCGGAACGCCTGCTGGGACGCGGCGACATGCTCTTCAAGCCCAGCGGCTCCAAGCTCAAGCGCATGCACGGGGCCTTCGTGGACGAGGCCGAGTGCCAGGCCGTGGTGGACTTCTGGAAGGAGAGCTGCCCCAAGGCCGAGTTCGCGGTGGATTTCGCGGACTGGAAGAAGGAGGCCGGGGTGGAGGGCGAGAATGGGGAGGGCGGCGACAACGGCATGGCCGACGACCCGCACTATCTGGAGGCCAAGGAGTTCGTCATCTCCCAGGGCAAGGCCTCCATCTCGCTCATTCAGCGCCGCTTCCGCATCGGTTTCAACCGCGCGGCCCGCTTCATCGAACAGATGGAGCGCGAGGGCCTGCTCGGACCCCAGGACGGGGCCAAGCCCCGGACCGTGATCCGCAAGGACTAG
- a CDS encoding LptF/LptG family permease has product MTGRAFGVLGRHLARQNLFLVLMCLCAGTGIYLLSDLFDRVDDFVSAGLGLGSILTYFAVKLPVILSQILPAVFLLALVVQLGLLARSRELMALRAGGVSPSWFVRFFVIYAVIWSLVQLGFSQVLGVYGEREASRIWKEDVRKRQMDKLTLKNLWFRDGVYIVDVDEGNAARNQASGITIYEFDPESQRLVRIISAKGAVTRSDDWRLSGVTVLDTSSFQSSEEEGMSLPLHQELKAFAAVDQGESQTLLPIWRLSKTIDELRESGSNVERLRTALHSRFSYAFSIAVMALLALALTSWSENLYLNLGLALALVFVQYGVHTVGVTAGDKGLLPPFVGAWLGNILFALAAGGRLVWISCPRLEKEIRARLEPLRRRLRR; this is encoded by the coding sequence GTGACCGGCCGCGCCTTCGGGGTCCTGGGCCGCCACTTGGCCCGGCAGAATCTCTTCCTGGTCCTCATGTGCCTCTGCGCGGGCACGGGCATCTATCTGCTCTCCGACCTCTTCGACCGGGTGGACGACTTCGTGTCCGCCGGTCTGGGCCTGGGCTCCATCTTGACCTATTTCGCGGTCAAGCTGCCGGTGATCCTCTCCCAGATCCTGCCCGCCGTGTTCCTGCTGGCCCTGGTGGTCCAGCTGGGGCTCTTGGCGCGCAGCCGGGAACTCATGGCCCTGCGCGCCGGAGGCGTGTCGCCGTCCTGGTTCGTGCGCTTCTTCGTGATCTACGCCGTGATCTGGAGTCTGGTGCAGCTCGGCTTCTCCCAGGTCTTGGGCGTCTACGGCGAGCGCGAGGCCAGCCGGATATGGAAGGAGGACGTGCGCAAGCGCCAGATGGACAAGCTGACCCTGAAGAACCTCTGGTTTCGGGACGGCGTCTACATCGTGGACGTGGACGAGGGGAACGCGGCCCGCAACCAGGCCAGCGGGATCACGATCTACGAGTTCGATCCCGAGAGCCAGCGCCTCGTGCGCATCATTTCCGCCAAGGGGGCTGTGACCAGGAGCGACGACTGGCGCCTGAGCGGGGTCACGGTCCTGGACACGTCCAGCTTCCAGTCCTCCGAAGAGGAGGGCATGTCCCTGCCCCTGCACCAGGAATTGAAGGCCTTTGCGGCGGTGGACCAGGGCGAGAGCCAGACCCTGCTGCCCATCTGGCGGCTCTCCAAGACCATCGACGAATTGCGCGAATCCGGCTCCAACGTGGAACGGCTGCGCACGGCCCTGCACAGCCGTTTTTCCTACGCCTTCTCCATCGCGGTCATGGCCTTGCTGGCCCTGGCCCTGACCAGCTGGTCCGAGAATCTCTACCTGAACCTCGGCTTGGCGCTGGCCTTGGTCTTCGTCCAGTACGGCGTGCACACCGTGGGCGTCACCGCGGGCGACAAGGGCCTTTTGCCGCCGTTCGTGGGGGCCTGGCTCGGCAACATTCTGTTCGCGCTGGCGGCCGGAGGGCGGCTGGTCTGGATTTCCTGCCCCCGCCTGGAGAAGGAGATCAGGGCTCGCCTGGAGCCGTTGCGGCGGCGTCTGCGCCGTTGA
- the lolA gene encoding outer membrane lipoprotein chaperone LolA gives MKTFRVIACAALVLLWTGAALAQDLPDKVQKRYEALKSFQADFDQELTNAATREVEKRTGVMGFQNPGLVRWETLTPEKQLLVVGKESVWDYIESESQVIRYRADQAFTSKTMIRFLSGQANLKEDFKVVMQGEDQGLNKVKLVPKEPEPGLVLAYLWVDDEGTVKRVFIVDFYGNGNLVALKNFQQGYKHPADAFSFTPPKGVTILDNTKQQ, from the coding sequence ATGAAAACCTTTCGCGTCATCGCCTGCGCCGCCCTGGTCCTGCTCTGGACCGGCGCGGCCCTTGCCCAGGACCTGCCGGACAAGGTGCAGAAGCGCTATGAGGCGCTCAAGTCCTTCCAGGCGGACTTCGACCAGGAACTGACCAACGCCGCCACCCGCGAGGTGGAGAAGCGCACCGGCGTCATGGGCTTCCAGAACCCCGGCCTGGTCCGCTGGGAGACCCTGACCCCCGAGAAGCAGCTTCTCGTGGTGGGCAAGGAGTCGGTCTGGGACTACATCGAGAGCGAAAGCCAGGTCATCCGCTACCGCGCGGACCAGGCCTTCACCTCCAAGACCATGATCCGGTTCCTCTCCGGCCAGGCGAACCTCAAGGAAGACTTCAAGGTCGTCATGCAGGGCGAGGACCAGGGCCTGAACAAGGTCAAGCTCGTCCCCAAGGAGCCCGAGCCCGGCCTGGTCCTGGCCTATCTCTGGGTGGACGACGAGGGCACCGTGAAGCGGGTCTTCATTGTGGATTTCTACGGCAACGGCAACCTGGTGGCCCTGAAGAATTTTCAGCAGGGCTACAAGCACCCGGCCGACGCCTTCAGCTTCACGCCGCCCAAGGGCGTGACCATCCTGGACAACACCAAGCAGCAGTGA
- the efp gene encoding elongation factor P → MYSTTDFRRGLKIEIDGKPYEIIESEHFKPGKGGAMVRTRLRNMLTGRVEDKTFRSGEKVGRADMATQEMQYLYRDGQDYVFMDLESFEQVHVSADKVGENGGYVKEGDKVQVLLYNGSFMELQVPAAVILKVVETEPGLQGDRVSGATKPAKMETGLAVNVPLFVNTGDSIKVDTRSGEYISRA, encoded by the coding sequence ATGTATTCGACCACGGATTTTCGTCGCGGTCTGAAGATCGAGATCGACGGCAAACCTTACGAGATCATCGAGTCCGAGCACTTCAAGCCGGGCAAGGGCGGGGCCATGGTGCGCACGAGGCTGCGCAACATGCTCACCGGCCGCGTGGAGGACAAGACCTTCCGCTCCGGCGAGAAGGTGGGCCGGGCCGACATGGCCACCCAGGAGATGCAGTATCTCTACCGGGACGGCCAGGACTACGTGTTCATGGACCTGGAATCCTTCGAGCAGGTGCACGTCTCCGCCGACAAGGTCGGGGAGAACGGCGGCTATGTGAAGGAGGGCGACAAGGTCCAGGTGCTCCTGTACAACGGTTCGTTCATGGAGCTGCAGGTGCCCGCCGCCGTGATCCTCAAGGTGGTGGAGACCGAGCCCGGGCTCCAGGGCGACCGCGTGAGCGGCGCCACCAAGCCCGCCAAGATGGAGACCGGCCTCGCGGTCAACGTGCCGCTGTTCGTGAACACGGGCGATTCCATCAAGGTTGACACCCGCAGCGGCGAATACATCAGCCGGGCCTAG